A single genomic interval of Asinibacterium sp. OR53 harbors:
- a CDS encoding zinc ribbon domain-containing protein yields the protein MASVKDFSVEEKLVALLRLQKIDSKLDEIQILKGELPMEVSDLEDEVHGLQSRQTRVEEELNGITEFIESKKTAIKESEALISKYEKQSENVKNNREFEAINKEIEMQQLEIKLAEKHIRDANEELADKVKALESAKKQLGVKEGVLNHKKGELQKIIADTEKEESHFAKDSDQARSHIDERLLYSYDRIRKSYRNGLAVVPVERDACGGCFNAIPPQRQSEIRLHKKIIVCENCGRILVDADLNDSVEVK from the coding sequence ATGGCTTCAGTTAAAGATTTCTCTGTTGAAGAAAAATTGGTAGCCCTCTTAAGGTTACAAAAGATTGACAGCAAACTGGATGAGATCCAGATCCTGAAAGGCGAACTGCCCATGGAAGTGAGCGACCTCGAAGATGAAGTGCATGGTTTACAGAGCCGCCAGACCCGTGTTGAAGAAGAACTCAACGGTATCACCGAGTTCATTGAAAGCAAAAAAACTGCTATCAAAGAAAGCGAAGCCCTCATCAGCAAATACGAAAAGCAAAGCGAGAACGTAAAGAATAACCGCGAATTCGAAGCCATCAACAAAGAGATCGAAATGCAACAGCTCGAGATCAAATTGGCCGAGAAACATATCCGCGACGCCAATGAAGAACTAGCCGATAAAGTAAAGGCGCTGGAATCTGCCAAAAAACAACTGGGCGTTAAAGAAGGCGTTCTCAATCATAAAAAAGGGGAACTGCAGAAGATCATCGCAGATACCGAAAAAGAAGAATCTCATTTTGCCAAAGACAGCGACCAGGCACGCAGCCATATCGATGAAAGGTTACTGTACAGCTATGACCGCATCCGCAAAAGCTACCGCAATGGCCTGGCCGTTGTACCGGTAGAAAGAGATGCCTGCGGTGGTTGCTTCAATGCCATCCCTCCTCAACGCCAGAGCGAGATTCGTTTACATAAAAAGATCATCGTGTGCGAGAACTGCGGCCGCATTCTCGTTGATGCCGACCTGAACGACAGCGTTGAAGTAAAATAG
- a CDS encoding lipopolysaccharide assembly protein LapB — protein sequence MKHYLFLLLLCCGCLQGQTQQVYEFNTTCQQAYQEITRLKINSGLALIEKARQQNPHNLIPVMLESYADFYLLFFNEDPAEYATRYPRFAQRISQLEKGPQSSPFYYFCLSTVRTHKAAVSIKFGHFWDAGWEFRRAYQAIKENRKAFPTFMPNDLMYGALQAVVGTIPKGYKWLASLFGMKGSLTEGMRIVHGFVYSNDPWGRLMSADANFIYPYLLFYLENKKEEALQFINQRKLDLVNNHLHAYMAANLALNNKQADLTRNIILNRNKSDEYLHTPVWDFEMGFARLYHLELPEATSCMERFVSGFKGKFYLKDAYQKLSWCYYLQGNMQAAEAARKNVLSRGATDSDADKQALKDAQSGRWPNVLLLKTRLLNDGGYHHDALALLHGKTERDFTREEEKLEFVYRMGRIYDDLGRDAEAITFYQQAIHIGANRTEYFAARAALQAGQLYESKGNKATAISYYQQCLDMGDHEYKNSLDQRAKSGIARCKGE from the coding sequence ATGAAACACTACCTGTTTCTCCTGTTACTGTGCTGCGGCTGCCTGCAAGGGCAAACACAGCAAGTGTATGAATTCAATACCACCTGTCAACAGGCTTACCAGGAAATCACCAGGTTAAAGATCAACAGCGGACTGGCACTGATAGAAAAAGCCAGGCAACAGAATCCACATAACCTCATACCGGTTATGTTGGAAAGCTATGCCGATTTCTATCTTCTCTTTTTCAACGAAGACCCCGCTGAATATGCCACCCGCTATCCGCGGTTTGCGCAACGCATCAGCCAATTGGAGAAAGGTCCGCAAAGCTCCCCCTTTTATTATTTCTGCCTCAGCACCGTACGTACCCATAAAGCAGCCGTATCCATCAAGTTCGGTCATTTCTGGGATGCAGGCTGGGAATTCAGAAGAGCCTATCAGGCCATTAAAGAAAACAGGAAAGCGTTTCCCACTTTCATGCCCAACGACCTCATGTATGGCGCATTGCAAGCCGTGGTGGGCACTATTCCAAAGGGATATAAGTGGCTGGCTTCCCTGTTTGGCATGAAAGGCTCGCTTACAGAAGGCATGCGCATCGTGCACGGCTTCGTTTACAGCAACGATCCCTGGGGAAGATTGATGTCAGCCGATGCCAACTTCATATATCCCTACCTCCTCTTCTATCTCGAAAACAAAAAAGAAGAAGCTTTACAATTTATCAACCAACGTAAGCTCGACCTGGTGAACAACCACCTGCACGCTTATATGGCTGCCAACCTGGCCCTGAATAATAAGCAGGCCGATTTGACCAGGAACATCATTCTCAACAGGAATAAGTCCGACGAATACCTGCATACCCCTGTATGGGATTTTGAAATGGGCTTTGCCCGGCTTTATCACCTTGAATTACCCGAAGCCACTTCCTGTATGGAAAGGTTTGTATCCGGCTTCAAAGGAAAATTCTATCTGAAAGACGCTTACCAGAAACTGAGCTGGTGTTATTACCTGCAAGGCAATATGCAGGCGGCAGAAGCTGCGCGGAAAAATGTACTGTCACGCGGCGCTACCGATTCCGATGCCGATAAGCAGGCGTTGAAAGATGCCCAATCGGGCAGATGGCCCAATGTATTATTATTGAAGACCCGCTTGCTGAATGATGGCGGTTACCATCACGATGCGTTGGCACTGTTGCATGGAAAAACAGAACGCGACTTTACGCGCGAAGAAGAGAAACTGGAATTCGTTTACCGCATGGGCCGCATTTATGACGACCTGGGCAGGGATGCAGAAGCCATTACATTTTACCAGCAAGCCATACACATCGGTGCAAACAGGACCGAATATTTTGCGGCCAGGGCTGCGCTGCAGGCCGGTCAGCTCTATGAATCCAAAGGCAATAAAGCCACTGCCATCTCCTATTACCAGCAATGCCTCGATATGGGTGACCATGAATACAAAAATTCGCTCGACCAAAGAGCGAAATCAGGCATCGCCCGGTGTAAAGGAGAGTAA
- the recN gene encoding DNA repair protein RecN, with translation MFFIIAVLKKLIIQNYAIIDEIEIDFSSQLNMITGETGAGKSILMGALSLILGERADSNVLVNKEKKCFIEGYFAVEDRKQVLTFLQEQELDATEELILRREIAANGKSRAFINDTPATLQQLKTLASLLVDLHQQFDTLELGDTDFQREVLDALAGNNHSLDHYQSLFRQWHAVSKELTALQDQKKAFTKEADYHQFLFDELNEVGLRENELEELDQELKLLSHSEGIKMVLDKVCYELKESEQPVTTVLKQLIQQLQSYTSYHADIAVLIARLQSSQVELQDIAAETVHLNNGVHFDEKRIEWINNRLAEGYKLLKKHGVQTTAELLELQTSLENKLQAVLDIDDAIAAKETAQSRLYESASQLAAAISKARHQQVKPLEEKVNHLLKQVGMPNARLKVQISDTALQSSGKDQVEFLFDANKSNRFEPVRKVASGGELSRLMLCIKSLVAQSINLPTLIFDEIDTGISGEAAKQVGLIMKELAASRQIICITHQPQIAGKAHAHFFVYKEVVNNQVKTNIRLLSQDERITTIAQMLSGEKPTAAALENAKELIAD, from the coding sequence TTGTTTTTCATCATTGCTGTGTTAAAGAAACTCATCATACAGAATTACGCGATCATCGACGAGATTGAAATTGATTTCTCGTCGCAGTTGAATATGATCACCGGTGAAACCGGTGCAGGGAAAAGTATATTGATGGGAGCGCTCAGCCTGATACTGGGCGAACGGGCAGATAGCAATGTGCTGGTGAACAAAGAAAAAAAATGTTTCATTGAAGGATATTTTGCAGTGGAAGACCGCAAACAGGTACTGACTTTTTTACAGGAGCAGGAACTCGATGCAACGGAAGAACTGATCCTGCGCCGGGAAATCGCTGCCAATGGCAAGTCCCGCGCTTTCATCAACGACACACCGGCTACCCTGCAACAGTTGAAAACATTGGCTTCCCTGCTGGTTGACCTCCACCAGCAATTCGATACACTCGAGCTGGGCGACACCGATTTTCAACGCGAAGTACTGGATGCGCTTGCCGGCAATAACCACTCGCTCGACCATTACCAATCGCTCTTCCGGCAATGGCATGCAGTGAGTAAAGAACTCACCGCATTGCAGGATCAAAAAAAGGCCTTCACCAAAGAAGCCGATTACCACCAGTTTCTTTTCGATGAACTGAATGAAGTTGGTCTACGCGAAAATGAATTGGAAGAGCTGGACCAGGAGTTGAAATTATTAAGCCATTCAGAAGGCATTAAAATGGTGCTGGACAAGGTTTGTTATGAATTGAAAGAAAGCGAGCAGCCGGTGACCACTGTTTTAAAACAACTCATCCAGCAACTGCAGTCCTACACATCGTATCACGCTGATATTGCGGTGCTCATTGCGCGTTTGCAGAGCAGCCAGGTAGAGTTACAGGATATTGCGGCAGAAACCGTTCACCTGAATAATGGCGTTCATTTCGATGAAAAAAGAATTGAGTGGATCAACAACCGCTTAGCCGAAGGATATAAATTATTGAAAAAACACGGGGTGCAAACCACAGCCGAATTGCTCGAATTGCAAACATCGCTCGAAAATAAATTACAGGCTGTGCTGGACATCGATGATGCCATCGCCGCCAAAGAAACAGCACAATCCCGTTTATATGAGTCGGCCAGCCAGTTGGCTGCCGCCATTTCCAAAGCAAGACACCAGCAGGTAAAACCTCTCGAGGAAAAAGTAAACCATTTGCTGAAACAGGTAGGCATGCCCAACGCGCGTCTCAAAGTACAGATCAGTGATACGGCATTACAATCTTCCGGTAAAGACCAGGTTGAATTTTTATTCGATGCCAATAAAAGCAACCGTTTCGAGCCTGTTCGCAAAGTGGCCAGTGGCGGCGAATTGAGCAGGCTCATGCTCTGCATCAAATCATTGGTTGCCCAATCGATCAACCTGCCTACCCTGATCTTCGATGAAATAGATACGGGCATTTCAGGTGAAGCTGCCAAACAGGTAGGACTTATCATGAAGGAATTGGCAGCGAGCCGGCAGATCATCTGTATCACGCACCAGCCACAGATCGCAGGCAAGGCCCATGCGCATTTCTTTGTGTACAAAGAAGTGGTCAACAACCAGGTCAAGACCAATATCAGGCTGCTCAGCCAGGATGAACGCATTACCACCATTGCCCAGATGCTCAGCGGCGAAAAGCCTACGGCGGCTGCATTGGAGAACGCAAAGGAATTGATTGCCGATTAA
- a CDS encoding Nif3-like dinuclear metal center hexameric protein, with amino-acid sequence MKIMEAIQVLEQTAPLSYQEGYDNAGLLTGNSNWNCTGILCTLDATEQVIMEAKERGCNLVIAHHPIIFGGLKKITGRNYVEKTIISAIKHDIAIYAIHTNLDNVLHGVNDRMADRLGLVSRQILAPKSGQLMKLCSFVPLAQADEVRTTLFEAGAGHIGRYSDCSFNVEGTGTFKGGAGTNPFAGKPGELHREKEVKLEVIFPAHLQSRLVAALLKAHPYEEVAYDIIPLANEHPEVGSGLIGELPEPVTEEGFLHILKNAFELSVVRHTPLLGKRVQKVALCGGAGSFLTGRALAAGADVYVTADVKYHEFFDANGRLVIADIGHWESEQYTSELLVELLQAKFPTFAVLKSAINTNPVRYF; translated from the coding sequence ATGAAAATAATGGAAGCGATACAGGTGTTGGAGCAGACCGCTCCCCTTTCTTACCAGGAGGGATATGATAATGCGGGATTACTCACCGGTAACAGCAACTGGAACTGCACCGGCATACTCTGTACCCTCGATGCCACTGAGCAGGTGATCATGGAAGCCAAAGAAAGAGGATGCAACCTGGTCATAGCCCACCACCCTATTATTTTCGGCGGACTGAAAAAAATAACCGGAAGAAATTATGTGGAGAAAACCATCATCAGCGCCATCAAGCACGATATCGCCATCTATGCCATCCATACCAACCTCGATAATGTATTGCACGGGGTGAATGACCGGATGGCCGATCGACTTGGACTGGTTTCCAGGCAAATCCTCGCCCCTAAAAGCGGACAACTGATGAAACTCTGCAGTTTTGTGCCCCTGGCGCAGGCCGATGAAGTACGCACCACCCTGTTCGAAGCAGGCGCCGGGCATATTGGCCGGTACAGCGATTGCAGTTTTAATGTGGAAGGCACCGGTACTTTCAAAGGCGGAGCCGGTACCAACCCTTTTGCAGGTAAACCGGGTGAGCTGCACAGGGAAAAAGAGGTCAAACTGGAAGTAATTTTCCCGGCCCATCTCCAGTCAAGGCTGGTGGCAGCCCTGCTGAAGGCCCACCCTTATGAAGAAGTGGCCTATGACATCATCCCCCTGGCTAATGAGCACCCCGAAGTGGGGAGCGGCCTTATAGGAGAACTGCCCGAACCGGTAACCGAAGAAGGCTTTCTACATATACTAAAAAATGCTTTTGAATTAAGCGTTGTCCGTCATACACCCTTGCTGGGGAAAAGGGTGCAAAAAGTGGCCCTTTGCGGGGGCGCCGGCAGCTTTTTAACCGGCCGGGCCCTGGCGGCAGGAGCCGATGTGTATGTTACGGCCGACGTTAAATACCACGAGTTTTTCGATGCCAACGGCCGGCTGGTCATTGCCGATATCGGCCACTGGGAAAGTGAACAATATACCAGCGAGCTCCTGGTTGAACTTTTACAGGCTAAATTCCCTACCTTTGCCGTCCTCAAATCAGCAATCAATACCAACCCTGTTCGGTATTTTTAA